In Triticum aestivum cultivar Chinese Spring chromosome 5B, IWGSC CS RefSeq v2.1, whole genome shotgun sequence, the following proteins share a genomic window:
- the LOC123116687 gene encoding noroxomaritidine synthase 2-like — MAFPFLQELPVSILVLLVVVLGLYYIKSSKSQNPLLPVNWPVVGILPSLAINLHRLHHYIAFDLLSPSGHSLKFAIASIHIFLTCDPVNIQHIFTLNHTNYPKGEEFADIFDVARGSLFTVDGEPCRRERTNYQGVLSSPRVVGLMNTCCRDKVEKGLLPFMAHMALTNARVDMNDLMMRLVFDLYAMTIFGVDTARLSLDMPTVHVADAMDTVMEVAFIRHIVPAFLWKVMRRLDIGPERKLAAAQAVLRCFTMDMIMKRRANDHVIVQEVPMDILSNYVNDPRYNDDLLKATLITYMIAGRDTIGTTLPWVIYNLAKNPHVVSSIRDELAPIISRKPSVAGVTMTMLDLEEVKALVYLQATLLETLRLYPPIPIERKSVVTTDVMPSGHEVCARDIVLVSIYSIGRMESVWGADCREYRPERWLSEDGRQLRHAPSHKFLAFNSGPRLCLGKDIAIMQMKIVVAAIVWNFDVKMLDGQPIDTKLSCLLQMKNGLKVKLNKREM; from the coding sequence ATGGCATTCCCGTTCTTGCAGGAACTGCCCGTCTCCATACTTGTGCTACTTGTAGTTGTTCTAGGTTTGTACTACATAAAGTCTAGTAAGAGTCAGAATCCACTGTTGCCAGTGAACTGGCCAGTAGTGGGCATCCTCCCTTCCCTAGCCATCAACCTCCACAGATTGCATCACTATATCGCCTTTGACCTCCTATCACCGTCCGGCCACAGcctaaagtttgccatagctagCATACATATATTCCTAACCTGCGACCCAGTGAATATCCAACACATTTTCACCTTGAATCACACAAACTATCCCAAGGGTGAGGAGTTCGCCGATATCTTCGATGTGGCAAGGGGCTCACTCTTCACTGTTGACGGCGAGCCATGTCGTCGTGAGCGCACAAATTACCAGGGTGTGTTGAGCAGCCCACGGGTTGTCGGGCTGATGAACACGTGTTGTCGTGATAAGGTGGAGAAGGGTCTTCTGCCGTTCATGGCCCACATGGCATTAACAAATGCTCGTGTCGACATGAATGATCTCATGATGAGGCTCGTGTTCGACCTGTATGCCATGACCATCTTTGGCGTGGACACGGCTCGCTTGTCCCTTGACATGCCGACGGTGCATGTCGCGGATGCGATGGACACGGTCATGGAGGTGGCCTTCATCCGACACATTGTGCCAGCATTTCTCTGGAAGGTGATGAGGCGTCTGGACATTGGTCCAGAGAGGAAGCTCGCTGCCGCGCAAGCGGTGCTTCGTTGCTTCACAATGGACATGATCATGAAGAGGAGGGCGAACGACCATGTTATAGTTCAAGAGGTACCCATGGACATTCTGTCCAATTATGTCAATGACCCAAGATACAATGATGATTTACTCAAGGCAACTCTCATTACCTACATGATCGCCGGGAGGGACACAATTGGTACCACCTTGCCATGGGTCATCTACAACCTCGCCAAGAACCCGCACGTCGTGTCGAGCATACGTGATGAACTAGCACCCATCATATCCCGCAAACCATCTGTTGCAGGCGTCACCATGACGATGTTGGATCTAGAGGAGGTCAAAGCCCTAGTTTATTTGCAAGCCACCCTATTGGAGACACTCAGGTTGTACCCGCCGATCCCTATTGAGCGCAAATCTGTTGTCACCACCGATGTAATGCCAAGTGGCCATGAGGTATGTGCTCGGGACATTGTCCTCGTCTCCATCTACTCCATTGGTAGAATGGAGTCTGTTTGGGGAGCTGACTGCCGGGAGTATAGGCCGGAGAGGTGGCTCTCAGAGGATGGACGCCAGCTGCGACACGCACCCTCTCACAAGTTTTTGGCGTTTAACTCGGGGCCAAGATTATGCCTTGGCAAggacattgcaatcatgcaaatgaagATCGTTGTTGCTGCTATTGTGTGGAACTTTGACGTGAAAATGTTAGATGGTCAACCCATCGATACAAAGTTGTCATGCCTTCTGCAAATGAAGAATGGGCTCAAGGTTAAGCTGAATAAGCGGGAAATGTAA